GGTGGCGCCACCAACCACCATTAGGTAATTGGTCCCTTCCAACCATGGCCCATGGCGGCGCACACAACCCCTGGCGCACCTTAGCGCCTCCGCCGTCGTCATCTTCTCATGGGGTCTCGGTAACATGAGCCTGATGCCCTCAGCGCTTAAACCGGAACCGTGTTCTCCCAAAGCTGCGCACGTGAACCCCATCTGGCCCCGCTTTCCCATAGAAATTTCAATGGCGCAcgttagcaatttttttttttaacagtcttaaagaaaatatcatgtttCCAATGTTCAAAATTGTtactaattattaataattaatttcgTCCAGCGTACCCTTATCGACAAGACACTAAATAATAGCGAGCAGAAGAGAACAATTCAAACCAATAGAGGCGTTCCTTTCAGCCTGGCACGGAGGTATTTGAGCGGGCCCGGCTCATCGCCACCCCGTTGCACGTCAAAGTGCGGGAAATGCACACCATGTAAGCCGGTGCACGTGGCGGTGCCGCCGGGGACGCCAGTGACGACAGAGTATTACCCAGAAGCATGGAGGTGCAAATGTGGGAACAA
The sequence above is drawn from the Vitis riparia cultivar Riparia Gloire de Montpellier isolate 1030 chromosome 6, EGFV_Vit.rip_1.0, whole genome shotgun sequence genome and encodes:
- the LOC117916744 gene encoding EPIDERMAL PATTERNING FACTOR-like protein 6, producing MELKNSTALRFMHRPHLIYLTISIFFLSICALLTSISSTRTACFDIKCSLNADGDLYFQRTLIDKTLNNSEQKRTIQTNRGVPFSLARRYLSGPGSSPPRCTSKCGKCTPCKPVHVAVPPGTPVTTEYYPEAWRCKCGNKLYMP